The Sphingobium aromaticiconvertens genome has a segment encoding these proteins:
- a CDS encoding AMP-binding protein yields MSPSDIASTAGDVADGLAFAQGPVLDESGFILPSEYPNSFAAPTPDKTAIVFGARSWTYAQLDRGCNAAVTLLADYGVRAGGRFAYIGKNNDLFFLMLIGAMRAGAVMVPINWRNTPPETRYVLEDSAVTLVISDQEFVPLVREADRSALPLLVVDDDGPEGLRARILAAPPAPRLPLDPHAPCLQLYTSGTTGRPKGVVTSQYAFGIHRHIENRSGYFSDWGDDEVLLSPLPSFHIGGMSWVCTALVRGATAHVIADTSSATILDNCLAHGITRTFIVPTLVRGLIGEMDARGVRVPTLRGIHYGAASMDPALLERSVDRIGCRFLQYYGMTEITGTMSILGPDQHDASNPTRLRSVGRPLPGFSIAVRGPDAALLPIDTPGEIWVNGPSLLTEYWNKPEATAEALIDGWYRSGDGGRLDKDGFLFLTDRIKDMIVSGGENVYPAEVEAVLRDHPAILDCAVFGLPHPKWGEGVTAALELRPGHAVEAEEVIAFARLSLAAYKIPRRIEVGVPLPRTASGKVQRAMIRKYFIERAG; encoded by the coding sequence ATGTCGCCTTCTGACATCGCCTCTACCGCCGGGGACGTGGCCGACGGGCTGGCCTTTGCCCAAGGCCCGGTGCTGGACGAAAGCGGCTTCATCCTGCCGTCGGAATATCCCAACAGCTTCGCTGCCCCCACGCCAGACAAGACCGCGATTGTCTTTGGCGCGCGCAGTTGGACCTATGCGCAACTCGACCGGGGCTGCAACGCGGCGGTGACGCTGCTGGCCGACTATGGCGTCCGCGCAGGCGGGCGCTTTGCCTATATCGGCAAGAATAACGACCTGTTCTTCCTCATGCTGATCGGCGCGATGCGGGCGGGCGCGGTCATGGTGCCGATCAATTGGCGCAACACCCCACCGGAAACCCGCTATGTGCTGGAGGATAGCGCGGTCACGCTGGTGATCTCCGATCAGGAATTCGTGCCGCTGGTAAGGGAGGCCGACCGATCCGCCCTGCCCTTGCTGGTCGTGGATGATGACGGGCCGGAGGGACTGCGCGCCCGGATATTGGCAGCCCCCCCCGCGCCGCGCCTGCCCCTCGATCCGCATGCACCCTGTCTGCAACTCTATACCAGCGGTACCACCGGCCGCCCCAAGGGCGTGGTGACATCGCAATATGCATTCGGCATTCACCGCCACATCGAAAACAGGTCGGGCTATTTTTCCGATTGGGGCGATGACGAGGTTCTTCTTTCCCCCCTGCCCTCCTTCCATATCGGCGGCATGTCGTGGGTCTGCACGGCATTGGTGCGTGGCGCGACGGCGCATGTCATCGCCGACACCAGCTCCGCGACGATCCTCGACAATTGCCTGGCTCATGGCATCACCCGCACCTTCATCGTGCCGACGCTGGTTCGCGGACTGATCGGTGAGATGGATGCGCGCGGCGTGCGCGTGCCGACCCTGCGCGGCATCCATTATGGCGCGGCGTCGATGGACCCGGCCCTGCTGGAGCGATCGGTCGACCGGATCGGTTGCCGTTTCCTGCAATATTATGGGATGACCGAGATTACGGGCACCATGTCCATCCTTGGCCCCGATCAACATGACGCCAGCAATCCGACCCGGTTGCGCTCTGTCGGTCGACCCCTGCCCGGCTTCAGCATCGCCGTCCGGGGGCCGGATGCGGCATTACTCCCCATCGACACGCCTGGCGAGATATGGGTCAATGGACCAAGCCTGTTGACCGAATATTGGAACAAACCCGAAGCAACGGCCGAAGCCCTGATCGACGGCTGGTACAGGTCGGGCGATGGCGGTCGATTGGACAAGGACGGCTTTCTGTTCCTGACCGACCGGATCAAGGACATGATCGTATCGGGTGGTGAGAATGTCTATCCGGCCGAGGTCGAGGCGGTGCTGCGCGACCATCCCGCCATTCTCGATTGCGCCGTCTTCGGCCTGCCCCATCCCAAATGGGGCGAGGGCGTCACTGCCGCGCTGGAATTGCGCCCCGGCCATGCGGTCGAGGCAGAGGAGGTCATCGCCTTCGCGCGCCTGTCGCTCGCAGCGTACAAGATTCCCCGGCGGATAGAGGTCGGCGTGCCCCTGCCCCGCACCGCATCGGGCAAGGTGCAACGCGCCATGATCCGCAAATATTTCATCGAACGGGCGGGATAG
- a CDS encoding tyrosine-protein phosphatase has product MTNAAQLFDRIIPLEGGHNFRDIGGYPVADGRMVVRGLVYRSGTLSELSDRDHAIMDALGLQVICDFRSTRERERRPSRLPEAARYEIWTRDHPMSAGDLTEAMRLPEATPETSRAMIIEAYRDLAYEQVPSYRELFRRIADGPLPLVFHCAAGKDRTGIAAALLLDLLGVARNLVLEDYAITDRFFARGCELVAKDPFGTKLAGIDQRIWEPMMRADPAYLAAMFETVEARHGSGEGFIRDELGLDDVAIGAIRERLLA; this is encoded by the coding sequence ATGACAAACGCGGCGCAGTTATTCGACCGGATCATTCCGCTGGAGGGCGGCCATAATTTCCGTGATATTGGCGGCTATCCAGTCGCTGACGGGCGAATGGTGGTGCGCGGCCTTGTCTATCGGTCGGGCACGTTGTCGGAACTGTCCGATCGCGACCATGCCATAATGGATGCGCTGGGCCTTCAGGTCATTTGCGATTTCCGCTCGACTCGTGAGCGCGAGCGTCGGCCATCGCGCCTGCCGGAAGCTGCTCGCTACGAGATATGGACGCGTGATCATCCAATGAGCGCGGGCGACTTGACGGAAGCGATGCGTCTCCCAGAGGCGACACCGGAAACGTCGCGCGCGATGATAATCGAGGCCTATCGCGACTTAGCCTATGAACAGGTACCTTCCTATCGCGAGCTGTTCCGGCGGATCGCCGATGGCCCCCTGCCGCTGGTCTTCCATTGTGCGGCGGGTAAGGACCGTACCGGAATTGCCGCCGCGCTGCTGCTGGACCTGTTGGGTGTGGCACGCAATTTGGTGCTGGAGGATTACGCCATCACCGATCGCTTCTTCGCGCGCGGGTGCGAGCTGGTGGCGAAGGACCCGTTCGGCACCAAGCTGGCGGGGATAGACCAGCGGATCTGGGAGCCGATGATGCGCGCTGATCCCGCCTATCTGGCGGCAATGTTCGAGACGGTCGAAGCACGCCATGGCTCAGGCGAAGGCTTCATCCGCGATGAACTGGGACTGGATGATGTTGCGATCGGCGCTATTCGGGAGCGCTTGCTCGCCTAG
- a CDS encoding MaoC/PaaZ C-terminal domain-containing protein has protein sequence MDIEKIRTMAIEPIVQSYDKRDTILFALGLGYGADPLDEGELPFVYEKDLRCLPSYANILCHPGFWAQDPQFGMDWVKILHAEQDLVMHKPLPATGTIRGEYRVAGLEDKGEGRGALLHQEKLLYDIANGDHLATVRSTLFLRGNGGKGGFGDRMAPAEPVPDRRPDKVVEIATLPRQALIYRLSGDWNPLHADPAIARKAGFDQPILHGLCTNGLANRAILASYCDNDVARFKSMFVRFSKPVMPGETIRFEFFEEGGGKLRFRAVAVERDAVVLDRCLAAVA, from the coding sequence ATGGACATTGAAAAAATCAGGACGATGGCGATCGAGCCGATCGTCCAGTCCTATGACAAGCGGGACACGATCCTGTTCGCGCTGGGTCTGGGCTATGGCGCGGACCCGCTGGATGAAGGCGAATTGCCCTTCGTCTATGAAAAGGATCTGCGCTGCCTGCCATCCTATGCGAATATTCTCTGCCACCCCGGATTCTGGGCGCAGGATCCGCAATTCGGCATGGACTGGGTCAAGATCCTGCATGCCGAGCAGGACCTGGTCATGCACAAACCGTTGCCCGCGACGGGGACGATCAGGGGCGAATATCGAGTCGCGGGACTGGAGGACAAGGGCGAAGGGCGCGGCGCATTGCTGCATCAGGAAAAGCTTCTGTACGACATCGCCAACGGCGATCATCTGGCGACCGTGCGATCGACCCTGTTTCTCCGCGGCAATGGCGGCAAGGGTGGTTTTGGCGACCGCATGGCGCCCGCCGAGCCTGTGCCCGATCGCAGGCCGGACAAGGTCGTCGAGATCGCGACCTTGCCGCGCCAGGCGCTGATCTATCGTCTCAGCGGCGACTGGAACCCGCTCCATGCCGATCCGGCGATTGCGCGCAAGGCAGGGTTCGACCAGCCGATCCTGCATGGCCTGTGTACCAATGGCCTGGCCAATCGCGCGATCCTTGCCAGCTATTGCGACAATGACGTGGCACGGTTCAAATCCATGTTCGTGCGCTTCAGCAAGCCGGTGATGCCCGGCGAAACCATCCGCTTCGAATTTTTCGAGGAAGGCGGCGGCAAGCTGCGTTTTCGCGCTGTCGCCGTGGAACGGGACGCTGTGGTGCTGGACCGTTGCTTGGCCGCCGTCGCCTGA
- a CDS encoding aromatic ring-hydroxylating dioxygenase subunit alpha, translating to MGSQTKIAPDYRTSPAPLFQQVIADDPIQAPAVLREYSEVDVPVTRVSRDQYRSPAFAALEEERLWPRIWQFACREEQIPEVGDCVVYDSPGASFIIVRSAPDDIRAYYNSCLHRGMKLCAEDTSVAKLSCPFHGFAWNLDGTLAHVPSRWDFPGLKDENMTLPQAQVECWDGFVFINRDADAPPLAEYMGHIPDHFADWSFADKYLATVIRKTIDANWKTCIEAFLESFHLAGIHAQALPFGGDASTQYDVWADDPHVSRFMEPTGIMSDQLPNALSEQEILNSALSVVFAGAAPPTLEDGMKARHFMAAGMRAAMSEAHGVDYSAMSDAEAGDAVQYSLFPNIVIFRSLGYPYVYRFLPVRGDPNRATFEFMIFKPKPADPNYLPEVERVELGDADTFAGAGVLPPWHGEIYDQDVNGLRQCQAGMRDGGDADIIYSAYQEVRIRHLHQTLARYVSDNPADAPGRH from the coding sequence ATGGGTAGCCAGACCAAGATCGCGCCCGATTATCGGACAAGCCCCGCCCCGCTTTTCCAGCAGGTGATCGCCGATGACCCGATCCAGGCGCCTGCCGTGCTGCGCGAATATTCGGAGGTCGACGTCCCCGTCACCCGCGTATCGCGCGATCAATATCGCAGCCCCGCCTTCGCCGCGCTGGAGGAGGAGCGGCTATGGCCGCGCATCTGGCAATTCGCCTGCCGTGAGGAGCAGATCCCCGAAGTGGGCGATTGCGTCGTCTATGACAGCCCCGGCGCATCCTTCATCATCGTGCGCAGCGCACCGGACGACATCCGCGCTTATTATAATAGCTGCCTGCATCGCGGCATGAAATTGTGCGCCGAGGATACCAGCGTTGCCAAGCTGTCCTGCCCTTTCCACGGCTTCGCCTGGAACCTCGACGGCACTTTGGCGCATGTCCCCTCACGCTGGGATTTTCCGGGCCTGAAGGATGAGAATATGACCTTGCCGCAAGCGCAGGTCGAATGTTGGGACGGGTTCGTCTTCATCAACCGCGATGCCGACGCCCCGCCGCTGGCTGAGTATATGGGTCATATTCCCGATCATTTCGCCGACTGGTCCTTTGCCGACAAATATCTGGCGACCGTGATCCGCAAGACGATCGACGCCAACTGGAAGACCTGCATCGAGGCGTTTCTGGAATCCTTTCATCTGGCGGGCATCCACGCGCAGGCGCTGCCCTTTGGCGGCGACGCCAGCACCCAATATGATGTCTGGGCCGACGACCCGCATGTCAGCCGCTTCATGGAACCCACCGGCATCATGAGCGATCAACTGCCCAACGCCCTGTCGGAGCAGGAAATCCTGAACTCCGCTCTCTCGGTCGTGTTCGCGGGCGCCGCGCCGCCGACATTGGAAGACGGCATGAAGGCGCGTCATTTCATGGCAGCCGGCATGCGCGCGGCCATGAGCGAAGCCCATGGCGTCGACTATTCCGCCATGTCGGACGCCGAAGCGGGCGACGCGGTGCAATATTCGCTGTTTCCGAACATCGTGATCTTCCGTTCGCTCGGCTATCCCTATGTCTATCGTTTCTTGCCAGTGCGCGGCGATCCCAATCGCGCGACGTTCGAGTTCATGATCTTCAAACCAAAACCGGCAGACCCCAACTATCTGCCAGAGGTCGAGCGGGTCGAACTGGGCGATGCGGACACCTTTGCGGGTGCTGGCGTGTTGCCGCCCTGGCATGGTGAAATTTACGATCAGGACGTGAACGGCCTGCGCCAGTGTCAGGCGGGCATGCGCGATGGCGGCGATGCGGATATCATCTATTCGGCCTATCAGGAGGTCCGCATCCGCCACCTGCACCAGACGCTTGCGCGCTATGTGAGCGACAATCCTGCCGATGCCCCCGGCCGCCACTGA
- a CDS encoding putative quinol monooxygenase, with amino-acid sequence MESRIHTAPNLFISRWTIAPDKREAFLAIWDGLWRTHAGAIEVMTHFVYYGWARDPNQLVVLESYRDEAVVTELRKDEGFKQAVRAMLDCCSAPMTMELLNGLEGDRSIFDLYPAGPSTVHPQDASQPTLFL; translated from the coding sequence ATGGAAAGCCGCATTCACACCGCCCCCAATCTGTTCATCTCCCGCTGGACGATCGCGCCGGACAAGCGCGAGGCGTTCCTAGCCATCTGGGACGGACTGTGGCGCACCCATGCCGGGGCGATCGAGGTCATGACCCATTTCGTCTATTATGGCTGGGCGCGTGATCCCAACCAGTTGGTGGTGCTGGAATCCTATCGCGACGAGGCGGTCGTCACCGAACTACGCAAGGATGAGGGCTTCAAGCAGGCGGTGCGCGCCATGCTCGATTGTTGCAGCGCGCCGATGACGATGGAGTTGCTGAACGGGCTGGAGGGCGATCGTTCGATCTTCGATCTTTACCCGGCCGGGCCTTCGACAGTGCACCCGCAGGACGCCAGCCAGCCCACCCTCTTCCTCTAA
- a CDS encoding NADP-dependent oxidoreductase — protein MTSLFPPFKTSNRNRQMVLAHRPVGSPQASDFALRETPVATPQDGQFLVRNLYLSADPVQRGWASNPALTPIDAPMRALAVGVVADSREPTIKAGDVVYGFLGWQDYALATRADLLSHIPEPRAPLSTYAGVLGMPGVTAWLALNDIAPPSEGKAVLVSTAAGTVGSVVGQIARQAGAHVVGLTGSEEKVARCVDRFGYHAAYNYKSGDLAMTLAQARPEGFDIYFDNTGGPILDTAIRNMARFGRIIQCGTAATPSWSPPPTGLRNEREILMRALTWTGFVIFDHVDRFGEAIDQLTDMLLAGQLNHDEVVESGMDQVTAALEALFSGTNAGKTLIYIGED, from the coding sequence ATGACCAGCCTGTTTCCCCCTTTCAAGACCAGCAACCGCAATCGCCAGATGGTATTGGCGCACCGTCCCGTGGGCAGTCCGCAGGCCAGCGACTTCGCCTTGCGCGAAACGCCGGTCGCCACGCCACAGGATGGACAGTTTCTGGTCCGCAACCTTTATCTGTCCGCCGATCCGGTGCAGCGTGGATGGGCCTCAAACCCCGCGCTGACGCCGATAGACGCGCCGATGCGCGCGCTCGCGGTCGGGGTCGTGGCCGATAGCCGGGAACCGACCATCAAGGCGGGCGACGTGGTCTATGGCTTCCTGGGCTGGCAGGATTATGCGCTGGCGACCCGCGCGGATCTGCTTTCCCATATCCCCGAACCGCGCGCGCCGCTCTCTACCTATGCCGGTGTGCTGGGCATGCCTGGCGTGACCGCCTGGCTGGCGCTGAACGACATCGCCCCGCCCTCGGAAGGCAAGGCGGTCCTGGTCTCCACCGCCGCCGGCACGGTCGGCAGCGTGGTCGGCCAGATTGCGCGGCAAGCAGGCGCCCATGTCGTGGGGCTGACCGGCAGCGAGGAGAAGGTTGCGCGTTGCGTCGATCGCTTTGGCTATCATGCCGCCTATAACTACAAAAGCGGGGATCTGGCGATGACTCTGGCGCAGGCGCGCCCGGAAGGGTTCGACATTTATTTCGACAACACAGGCGGCCCGATCCTCGACACAGCGATCCGCAACATGGCCCGCTTCGGCCGGATCATCCAATGCGGCACGGCCGCGACGCCGAGTTGGTCCCCGCCACCCACCGGCCTGCGCAACGAGCGCGAGATATTGATGCGCGCGCTGACATGGACCGGCTTCGTGATTTTCGATCATGTCGACCGCTTTGGCGAAGCGATCGACCAACTGACCGACATGCTGCTCGCCGGTCAACTCAACCATGACGAGGTGGTGGAGTCAGGCATGGACCAGGTCACTGCTGCGCTGGAAGCACTGTTTTCAGGCACCAATGCGGGGAAAACGCTGATCTATATCGGGGAGGATTAG
- a CDS encoding YciI family protein — translation MFFIILAADRPGLLEKRLEHRQRHIDYWVGQGDALKVAGAMLSGDGPDATPIGSSFLIEAADEAAARALVAADPFTLEGIFEDDLTVQPIRPAIGVWRKE, via the coding sequence ATGTTCTTCATCATATTGGCGGCGGACCGTCCGGGCCTGCTGGAAAAGCGGCTGGAGCATCGCCAGCGGCACATCGACTATTGGGTCGGGCAGGGCGATGCGCTCAAAGTCGCGGGCGCGATGTTGAGTGGCGATGGACCCGATGCAACGCCGATCGGCAGCAGCTTCCTGATCGAAGCGGCGGACGAAGCCGCTGCCCGCGCATTGGTCGCGGCTGACCCGTTCACGCTGGAAGGCATTTTCGAGGATGATCTGACGGTGCAGCCGATTCGCCCGGCGATCGGCGTGTGGCGGAAGGAGTGA
- a CDS encoding MarR family transcriptional regulator, producing MKSKKQTPSKTEKPKNRPSAQQFTFGYLVHDVSRIRRTVMDQMMRPYDITRSQWSVLTTLSRGGNDGMMQVDLARLMEVGKVTVGGLVDRLEESGHVERRADATDRRAKRVFITEQGFSLIGLMVEVASQMNQRVLAGATEEEIAICEKVLALVKGNLKQVLIEQGGGAALEENAGQLDEVGAK from the coding sequence ATGAAGAGCAAAAAACAGACTCCCAGCAAGACCGAGAAACCCAAGAACAGGCCGTCAGCCCAGCAATTCACTTTCGGCTATCTCGTCCACGACGTGTCGCGCATCCGGCGCACGGTCATGGATCAGATGATGCGGCCTTATGACATCACGCGCTCACAATGGTCGGTGCTGACCACATTGTCGCGCGGCGGCAATGACGGCATGATGCAGGTCGATCTCGCCCGGCTGATGGAAGTGGGCAAGGTCACGGTTGGCGGTCTGGTGGACCGGCTGGAGGAATCGGGCCATGTCGAGCGTCGCGCCGATGCGACCGATCGTCGGGCCAAGCGGGTGTTCATCACCGAACAGGGTTTCAGCCTTATCGGCCTGATGGTCGAGGTGGCGTCGCAGATGAACCAGCGCGTGCTGGCAGGGGCGACCGAAGAAGAAATCGCCATTTGTGAAAAGGTGCTGGCGCTTGTTAAGGGCAATCTGAAGCAGGTGCTGATCGAACAGGGCGGCGGTGCTGCACTGGAAGAAAATGCCGGGCAACTGGACGAAGTCGGCGCCAAATAA
- a CDS encoding epoxide hydrolase family protein — protein MSEPVRPFTLAIPQADLDDLQRRLIHARWPEHETGKGWDQGVPVARLRALVDHWRQDYDWRRCEAMLNDFGQFKTVIDGLDIHFLHIRSPHEGAMPLLLTHGWPGSVIEFHKVIGPLSDPVTHGGDAADAFHLIVPSLPGYGFSGKPEGMGWGVERIARAWAELMRRLGYDRYVAQGGEWGSAVTVSMGVQAPPGLIGVHLNMLSIMPPDLGEEIDAEEQAALAASKHFADIESAYARLQATRPQTIGYALADSPVGQAAWIYEKLRGWSDCDGEPETIFTRDEMLDTIMLYWLNNSGASSARLYWESMGSFRPMAIDLPLGYSQFPREILAPPRKWAERVFSNIIHWNNVDKGGHFAAFEQPGLFEEEVRTCFRPLRG, from the coding sequence ATTCCGCAAGCCGATCTGGATGACCTTCAGCGTCGCCTGATCCATGCGCGCTGGCCAGAGCATGAGACGGGCAAGGGGTGGGATCAGGGCGTGCCGGTCGCCAGGTTGCGTGCGCTGGTCGACCATTGGCGGCAGGATTATGACTGGCGCCGGTGTGAGGCGATGCTGAACGACTTTGGCCAGTTCAAGACCGTCATCGACGGACTGGACATTCACTTCCTGCATATCCGATCGCCCCATGAAGGCGCGATGCCGCTGCTGCTGACGCATGGCTGGCCCGGATCGGTGATCGAGTTTCACAAGGTCATCGGCCCGTTGAGCGATCCGGTCACTCATGGCGGAGATGCGGCGGACGCCTTTCACCTGATCGTGCCGTCGCTGCCGGGCTATGGCTTTTCGGGTAAGCCGGAGGGAATGGGCTGGGGCGTCGAGCGGATCGCGCGGGCGTGGGCCGAACTGATGCGACGGCTGGGCTATGATCGCTATGTGGCGCAGGGGGGCGAGTGGGGATCGGCGGTCACGGTGTCGATGGGCGTCCAGGCACCGCCGGGATTGATCGGTGTTCACCTCAACATGCTGTCGATCATGCCGCCCGATCTGGGGGAAGAGATCGATGCGGAGGAGCAGGCCGCACTGGCGGCATCGAAACATTTCGCTGACATCGAATCCGCCTATGCCCGGTTGCAGGCGACCCGACCGCAGACGATCGGCTATGCGCTGGCGGACTCGCCGGTGGGGCAGGCGGCATGGATCTACGAAAAGCTGCGGGGCTGGAGCGATTGCGATGGCGAGCCGGAGACGATCTTCACGCGCGATGAGATGCTCGACACCATCATGCTCTACTGGCTGAACAATAGCGGCGCGTCATCGGCGCGGCTCTATTGGGAGAGCATGGGCAGTTTCCGCCCGATGGCGATCGACCTGCCTTTGGGATACAGTCAGTTTCCCCGCGAAATTCTGGCCCCGCCGCGTAAATGGGCGGAGCGCGTGTTCAGCAATATCATCCACTGGAACAATGTGGACAAGGGCGGCCATTTCGCGGCTTTCGAGCAGCCAGGCCTGTTCGAGGAAGAAGTCCGCACCTGCTTTCGCCCCTTGCGCGGATAA